The Sphingomicrobium aestuariivivum DNA window CGCCCAGCTGCGCGGCCTTCGCGCCTACGCCAACACGATCAGCCATGCGCGCTACAAGGCGCTGGAGGAGACCTTCCCCCGCACCCGTGCCGCCATGGGCGACGAGGCATTCCACGCCGCCGCCACCGCTTTTCTCGACACGCCGTCGCCGCATCGCCGCCCGATCCGTTTGATCGGCGACACTTTCGCCGACAGCCTCGCCGCCCCTGCGCACCGCGACCTCGCCACCGTCGAGTGGCTGCTCCTCGAAGCGCATGGCGCTGCCGAGGCGCCCGCCGTCACCCTTGCCGGCATCGCCGGCCTCACCCCCTCGGCGCTTCTCGCCGCACGGGTGATGCGCCACCCGGCCACCTGCCTCGCGGTGCTCGAAGCGCCCGCCGCCTTCCGCTGGGATGGCGCGCAAGGCGGTAGCGACGGCTTTGTCCTCCTCACCCGCCCCGAAGCGCAGCGACAGGTCCGACAGGTAAACGCCGCCATCGCCGCACTCGTGGCCGCGCTCGATGCCCCCATCGCCTTCGCCGACCTGCTCGAGAGCGACGCCGACGCCGTCACCGCGCTTGTCGAAGCGGGCGCCCTCACCCCTGCCCCGGAGTTCCTCTGATGAAGCTGTTCGACACTTTCCGAGCCCTGACCGACAAGCCGGTCGTCACCGACCTCGTCCTCCTCTTCACCCGCATCGGGCTGGGCGCCATCTTCTGGCAGTCGGGACGCACCAAGATCGAGGAAGGCAGCCTGTTCGAGATCAGCGACACCACCTTCTTCCTCTTCGCCGAGGAATATGCGGGCGTCCCCCTCCTCGCGCCAGCGACGGCGGCCGTCCTCGCCACCGTCGCCGAGCACCTCCTCCCGCTCCTCCTCGCCATCGGCCTTGCCACGCGGCTCGCCGCCGCGGGGCTGATCGGCATGACGCTGGTCATCCAGCTGTTCGTCTATCCGCAGGCCTGGTGGGTGCCGCACATGGGCTGGGTCGCGCTGGGGCTCGTCCTCCTGACGCAGGGGCCGGGGCGCATCAGCGCGGATAAACTGCTAGGCAGGCGGACATGACGCGGCTCGGCGACCAGGACATGCGCACGCTGATGCGCGCGGCCCAAGGCGGCGACAAGGCCGCCTATCGCACCGCGCTAGGCGCGCTGTCCGACTGGCTCCACGCCTATTTCGCCCGCCGCATCGCCCCCGCGCAGGTCGACGACCTCGTCCAGGAAACGCTCGTCTCGATCCATGTGAAGCGCGCCAGTTACGACCCCGACCGCCCCTTCTATCCGTGGGCTGCCGCGATCGCGCGCTTCCGCTGGATCGATGCGCTGCGCAAGATCACGCGGCAGGCCGAGACCGAACTCGAGATCGACCCGCCCGTGCCCTCCGCCGAGGAACCCGTGCTCGCCCGCCTCAGCCTCGACCAGCTCATCGGCCACCTGCCGCAGAAACAGGCCCAGCCCATCACCCTCACCAAGGTCGAGGGGCGCACCATCGCCGAGACCGCCGCCATCACCGGCCAGAGCGAAAGCGCGGTCAAGGTCAACATCCATCGCGGCCTGAAGAAGCTCGCCGCCCTCGTCGAAAGCGAATGAACATGCGTACCGAAGATCTCCTCGACCGGCTGAGCCACGAGGCCGCCCCCGTCCGCCCCGTCTCGATCGGCCGCGCGCGCCTCGGCCTTGCGCTCGTGGCGCTGGCCACCGTGGCGCTCGTCCTCGCCCTGTGGAGCCCCCGCCCGCAGCTCATGGACGGCAGCGCCGATGCCATGACGCTGGTGCTCGCCGCGCTCTTCGCGCTGCTGGCGGGCGCGGCGGGCGTGACCGCCACGCGGCTCGCCCGCCCAGCCGTCGGCGCAGCGCCCGGCGGCGGGCTCTGGGTCTTTGCCGCCATCCTCGTCTTCCCCGCCATCGCGCTGGTCCAGCAAATGCTCGGCCATGGCGATACCGACCAAGTCGCGCTCGGGATGTCCTGCCTTGCAACCGGCACGGCGATGAGCCTCTTCACCGCGCTCTTCCTCACGCTCCACCTGCGCCGTGGCGCGCCGGTGCTGCCGCAGCGGGCGGGCCTCGTCGCGGGACTGTCGGCGGGCGCGGTGGGCGCGCTGGCCATCACGCTCGAATGCGACGGCACCACCTTCGCGCATCTCGCCTTCTGGCATGTCGCCATCCTTGCCGCCTGGGCCGCGATCGGCCGCTTCGGCATCGCGCGCCTCATTCGCTGGTAAACACTTGAACGGTCCGCCCCCCTCGGCTAGGCGCGGGGAACCGGCCGGCAAAAGGCACCCATAGCTCAGCTGGATAGAGCGCTGCCCTCCGAAGGCAGAGGCCAGAGGTTCGAATCCTCTTGGGTGCGCCAGCCGCGGCATCGCCAAGGTCCCTCCGGGACCGGATTCGCGCCGCGACCCAACCCCCGAAAGCGCCTTTAAACGGTTAAACCGGCATCAAGTTCCGGATTTCCGCCACTGTCATAAAAAATTTGCAACTGTCACATTTTGGCAGGTGGCACCCAAGCCATTGAAATTGCTTGATTTATTTATGGCATAATCATGGCATCCCGCCTCGGGACGCGCCCGCGCGGAATCAGGCCTTTTTCTTGTAACAATTCATCGGTTAAGGGCGCCCTGCACCTCTTCCGGGGTCACTCGCAATCTTTCAAAACCCTTCAGGGAATTCAACGCAATGAAAAAGATGCTTCTGTGCAGCAGCGCCCTCGTGGCCGTTGCCCTCCCGGGTGTCGCCAGCGCGCAGTCGACCGGCTCGGTCGACTTCGACGATGACGCGATCGTCATCACCGGCACCGCCGAAACCGACGTCGGTGGCGTCGAGATCCCCGACACGCCGAAGGCCAAGCAGGTCATCGATGACGAGCTGATCCAGAAGCAGCGTCCGGGTCAGACGATCAACGACATCGTCAACCTCGTCCCCGGCGTCTCGTTCCAGAACAACGACCCCTGGGGTTCGTCGGGCGGTGGCTTCACCATCCGCGGCTTCACCTCGGACCGCATCTCGCAGACCCTCGACGGCATCCCGCTGAACGATTCGGGCAACTATGCGCTCTACACCAACCAGCAGGTCGACAGCGAAATCCTCGAAGAGGTCAACGTCAACCTCGGCTCGACCGACGTCGACAGCCCGACCGCTTCGGCCGTCGGCGGCACCATCAACATCCGCACCCGTCGCCCGGGCAAGGAATTCGGTGTCTTCTCGACGCTCAGCTACGGCGACGTCTTCGCCGACGGCCCCGTCTGGGACCGCAGCTACAAGCGCGTCTTCGGCATGGTCGACACCGGCGACCTGACCGGCAACGGCCTCACCGCCTTCGGTTCGGCCAGCTACACCACTTACGGTGTTCCGTGGAACGACTACGGTCGCATCCGCAAGCAGCAGTATAACGCCCGCATCCACCAGGACCTCGGTGGCGGCGACTTCATCTCGCTGACCGGCCATTACAACCAGAACCGCAACAACTTTGCGGGCTCGGTCCGCTTCAGCGACCTCACCGAAGCGCTCGAGAACGGCGACAAGGAATATCGCTTCCGCGCCGACGAAGTCGACGGTGACTGCACCATCCCGGCCCCCGTCGCCGGCGAAGCCGACTTCTACAGCGACCGTTCGGGCTGCGGTGCGGAATTCTCGCGTCGTTACAACCCGTCGAACACCGGCAACATCCGTGGTTCGGCGCTGTTCAACCTCACCGACCGCCTGGTCTTCTCGGTCGACCCGAGCTTCCAGTACGTCAAGGCCAATGGTGGTGGCCCCGAAGGCGTGAACGAAAGCGAATGCTACGTTCGTGCCAACGGCCGCTTCCCCTATTGCGACACGACCGACAACGGTAACGACGCGATCACCGGCGTGATCGGTGGCCGTTACTACTTCGGCCGCGATCTCAACGGCGACGGCGACCTGCTCGACGTCGTGGCGGCGAACGATCCGAGCCAGACCCGTACCTATCGCTACGCGGTCGTCTCGAACCTCGCCTACGAGATCAACGACGACCATCGCGTCCGTCTCGCCTACACGTTCGACTTCGCCGACCACCGCCAGACCGGCCAGGTGTCGCTGATGCAGAACGACGGCGAGCCGATCGACGTCTTCTCGGTCAACGAAGCGCTCCTCACGGTCGACGGCTTCGAGATCAACAAGCGTAACCGTCAGTCCTACGCGATCCTCAACCAGGTCTCGACCGAATATCGCGGTCAGTTCCTGAACGACGACCTCACCGTCGTCGCGGGTCTGCGTCTGCCGTTCTTCAAGCGCAAGCTCGACAACCGTTGCTACACGACCACGGCCGACGCCGGCCGCGGCTTCGTCGACTGCGTCGGTTTCGATGCCGGCCAGGACGTCAGCGCCTATGAAGCGGCGAACCCCTACACGATCGATCCGGTGACCGGTGAAGTCACGGGCTTCGCGCCGCCGACCGAGCGTACGCTGGACTATGACAAGCTGCTGCCGAACGTGGGCTTCACCTACGCCTTCAGCGACTTCTCGGTCTTCGGTAACTACGCCAAGGGTCTTTCGGTCCCCTCGACCGACACGCTCTACACCGCGCTCTACTATCCGGAAGGCACCGAGCGCGCCGAGCCGACCCCCGAAACCACCGACAGCTTCGACGGTGGCCTGCGTTACCAGAACCGCAAGGTCCAGGCGCAGATCGCGGGTTACTTCACCCAGTACAACAACCGTCTCGCGGTCAGCTACGACCCCGAGCTGGACGAATCGGTCACCCGTAACCTGGGCCCGGTCGACAAGTACGGCGTGGACGCCTCGGTCGCCTACAACGTGACGCCGAACACGCTGGTCTACGTCTACGGCTCGATCAACGAGTCGGAAATCCAGGAAAATGTGCTCGACGGCCGTACCTGCCGCGAGGGCGACCTGACCGATCCGCGTTACTTCTGTGAAGGTGGCCTCGGCGGCACTCGCTTCCTCGCGACCGCCGGCAAGAACGAAGCCGGTGCCCCGCTGTGGAGCGTCGGTGGCCGTCTGCAGCAGCGCTTCGGCGCGGTCGAGCTCGGCCTCCAGGCCAAGCGTACCGGCAAGCGTTACGGCAACGACGTGAACACCGTCGAAGTCGATCCCTACACCGTCGTCGATCTCGATGCCCGCATCGACCTCGGCTACGTCGGTAGCGTGTTCGGCGACGCGGCGCTGCAGTTCAACGTCACCAACCTGTTTGACGAAGGTTACCTCGGCTACGTCAGCCCGGGTCTCGAAAACGAGCCCTTCTTCATCCAGATCGGTGCGCCGCGCGCGGCTTCAGCCACGCTGATGCTCGGCTTCTAGTAAGCCGCATCATCTGCGACAAAAGGGAGGGCGGTGCCGCAAGGCGCCGCCCTTTCCTTATGGGCGCGCAACACGATGCCTCCCCCACCGGCGTCATCCCAGCGAAGGCTGGGATCCATGTCCTTGAGAGCAAGGCGCCAGCCTTTGTTGGGGCGACGAGGAAGGCTTGCACGCCAAAGAAAAGGGCGCCCTACCAAGCCGGCAGGGCGCCCTTCGCTGTTTTCATGATGATGCCTCAGGCGGCGGGCCAGCCCTCGAGGATCTCGACGAAGCGCGAGAGCCACGCATTGGTCTGGTGCCCGTCGACGACGCGGTGGTCGATGGTCAGCGTGACATAGGCCATCGGGCGGATGACCATGACGTCCTGCCCGTCGAGCTCGCGCACGACGACGCGCTTCTCAAGCTTGCCGACGCCGAGGATCGCCGCCTGCCCCTGGTGCAGGATGATCGGCGAGGCGAGCAAGCTGCCCGACACGCCATGGTTGGAGATGGTGAAGCTCCCGCCCG harbors:
- a CDS encoding sigma-70 family RNA polymerase sigma factor; its protein translation is MTRLGDQDMRTLMRAAQGGDKAAYRTALGALSDWLHAYFARRIAPAQVDDLVQETLVSIHVKRASYDPDRPFYPWAAAIARFRWIDALRKITRQAETELEIDPPVPSAEEPVLARLSLDQLIGHLPQKQAQPITLTKVEGRTIAETAAITGQSESAVKVNIHRGLKKLAALVESE
- a CDS encoding TonB-dependent receptor, whose amino-acid sequence is MKKMLLCSSALVAVALPGVASAQSTGSVDFDDDAIVITGTAETDVGGVEIPDTPKAKQVIDDELIQKQRPGQTINDIVNLVPGVSFQNNDPWGSSGGGFTIRGFTSDRISQTLDGIPLNDSGNYALYTNQQVDSEILEEVNVNLGSTDVDSPTASAVGGTINIRTRRPGKEFGVFSTLSYGDVFADGPVWDRSYKRVFGMVDTGDLTGNGLTAFGSASYTTYGVPWNDYGRIRKQQYNARIHQDLGGGDFISLTGHYNQNRNNFAGSVRFSDLTEALENGDKEYRFRADEVDGDCTIPAPVAGEADFYSDRSGCGAEFSRRYNPSNTGNIRGSALFNLTDRLVFSVDPSFQYVKANGGGPEGVNESECYVRANGRFPYCDTTDNGNDAITGVIGGRYYFGRDLNGDGDLLDVVAANDPSQTRTYRYAVVSNLAYEINDDHRVRLAYTFDFADHRQTGQVSLMQNDGEPIDVFSVNEALLTVDGFEINKRNRQSYAILNQVSTEYRGQFLNDDLTVVAGLRLPFFKRKLDNRCYTTTADAGRGFVDCVGFDAGQDVSAYEAANPYTIDPVTGEVTGFAPPTERTLDYDKLLPNVGFTYAFSDFSVFGNYAKGLSVPSTDTLYTALYYPEGTERAEPTPETTDSFDGGLRYQNRKVQAQIAGYFTQYNNRLAVSYDPELDESVTRNLGPVDKYGVDASVAYNVTPNTLVYVYGSINESEIQENVLDGRTCREGDLTDPRYFCEGGLGGTRFLATAGKNEAGAPLWSVGGRLQQRFGAVELGLQAKRTGKRYGNDVNTVEVDPYTVVDLDARIDLGYVGSVFGDAALQFNVTNLFDEGYLGYVSPGLENEPFFIQIGAPRAASATLMLGF
- a CDS encoding HvfC/BufC family peptide modification chaperone translates to MRPDAQIAFAETLAGGPARLPADLLVGPRAAQLRGLRAYANTISHARYKALEETFPRTRAAMGDEAFHAAATAFLDTPSPHRRPIRLIGDTFADSLAAPAHRDLATVEWLLLEAHGAAEAPAVTLAGIAGLTPSALLAARVMRHPATCLAVLEAPAAFRWDGAQGGSDGFVLLTRPEAQRQVRQVNAAIAALVAALDAPIAFADLLESDADAVTALVEAGALTPAPEFL
- a CDS encoding NrsF family protein, producing MRTEDLLDRLSHEAAPVRPVSIGRARLGLALVALATVALVLALWSPRPQLMDGSADAMTLVLAALFALLAGAAGVTATRLARPAVGAAPGGGLWVFAAILVFPAIALVQQMLGHGDTDQVALGMSCLATGTAMSLFTALFLTLHLRRGAPVLPQRAGLVAGLSAGAVGALAITLECDGTTFAHLAFWHVAILAAWAAIGRFGIARLIRW
- a CDS encoding DoxX family protein, with the translated sequence MKLFDTFRALTDKPVVTDLVLLFTRIGLGAIFWQSGRTKIEEGSLFEISDTTFFLFAEEYAGVPLLAPATAAVLATVAEHLLPLLLAIGLATRLAAAGLIGMTLVIQLFVYPQAWWVPHMGWVALGLVLLTQGPGRISADKLLGRRT